CGGCAGGATGCCGCCGTCGAAGCTGCGCGTAAAACACAAAACCTTACCATGGAACTCTATAAGGGCGCTTTGGCGTCCAGTCTTGAACTCATTTATTCCCAACTCGGTACGCTGACGGCAAGTATCGATTCTGTACAAATCAAGACTGATCTACTGAAAGCATCGGTGGCGCTTATTCGTGCGCTTGGAGGAGGCTGGAATCGCGATCAATTACCCGCCGACAACGAAATTCAACCCTTTGGCGTATTGCAATATACTGATCTTGATAAGCCAGTGCCAGCCGGAGAGATTGACGTCGATGCGAATCCTGCTGATCGAAACAACAAAAACAATAATTTAACAAAACCCTCAGTTGAATCCTCGTACCTAAAAGTACGTAAATCGCCTTAAGCGCAGAAGCTTTGGAGTTGTTTCCTTTGAACTAAGTTAGGTAATGGCGCTGCAAGCAAGCCGGTTCTGACGAGTACAGGGGTATCGGTTGCTTTTCACGGTTGCGCTACTTGGATGGTTACTTGGTCGGTCGATTGACAGGGTTTTCTGATACCTTCGGCGCATCCTCGCCAATCATCACTGGCTTACCGTCTCGGCAGACCACGGCGTACTGACCCAAGCGGCGTTTCCTTTCAAGTGCTTGTGTTACGGCTTTTTGCAGCGAATCCAGGATTACTTGGCTTTCTTTGGAAGGCGTTGTTTTCAGTGTAACTTTCATTCCGTAGCGCTCTTTAATAACTGGTGATAATAAATTTCATGAAGAATATTACGGCCATCGCCCGTTTGTTCAAACACGGGGATCGGTATTTCACCATCATTCATGAAACAAATGCAATGATCGACCCTGTGACTAAACACGTGGAAAAGATTACCAAGGCTGCGCGGGAAACGCCGCTCGATGTCGCGCAACACCCACGTCCGCTCGAACAGTTTGCTTATTAGGAAAAAACGAGACCCGTTGCGTTGTGTGGTCGATAACCTATGTGCGCCGCGATTTGTATCGATGTTTCTTGAACTTCTGCTCGAGACCCAAGTGATACGCATGATATTCATCACTATCCACCTCTGGGGTTAGCCGATGAGTCTCAAAGGATAGCCCGCGACGCCTCGGCCCAAATAGTCGGGCGAACTCGCCTTGAAAAGCGTGAAACGTTTCCCACTCCCGATCATGCTGAGCCTTATCGTCGTAATTGCTATGCCAAGGCTTTCGCCCGTATACATCGAAGGAGTCAGTCCTCTTGTCCTTGTATCCGATGATGATCTCACCGGAGAAGCTGACAGACCTTGGGTCTGGCATCAATAGATAGTTCCGTCCGAAGGAATCCCATCTAGGAGCCTTCAGCTTATCCTCAGGAAAAAGCCATGATTTTTCTGACGCTGCAATGTATCGGTACGCACGTGACTTAATGATGTAGTTGATAGCTGTGACCTCTTGGTCGGATAGCGATCGTCCGACTTGGATGCCGGTAAATTTAAACATTGCTGCACGGAATGGGTTTGAATTTGGTCGATGCTTCGTCGGATTTCCGTAGGGATAGCGTACCCACGAAAGGTTTGTAAGGACGAGAATCTTGTCTATCGTTAGCGGAAAAAGTGTGTGGGTTCCACTGAGCCAAATATCTGGATCCCGATAGTCTCTACACCACTCAGATAAAGGGAAACATCCTTGGTTGTAGACCGTGACAGGGTGGTCTGAAAGTATGAACTTGGTCTCAGATTGGGAAGCATCTGCGATGCTCCATACGCACTCAGTCCAAATGGCGCAAAAAATCTTCTGCAATCGTTGAAGTTCAAAAAGAACTGCGTTTTTGTCAATCTGTCTTGTAAGATTGGCTAAATAGGCTAGGCCTTTTGGTGTTCGGAGCTTCTGAATGCTCATGTAAAGAAGGAATCGATGAAACAAATCTCCTTCCGCGCTTGGGTGCGAAAAATTAGAGAAATAGTCGAGCGCAGGGCGCGCAAATGCATCAACTGGACCAAAGAACTTTTCCTCAATTTCGGTTGACAACCATTGGCCATATTTCGTCGTATATAAGTCATCTTGGCAAAAGCATTTCTTTGGCCCCCATCTAAGCAGCGCTTTGCGTTTATAAGGACGACCATTTGAAACCACAGTTTCTGGCTTTAAGTCGTGGTACCAAAACTTTTTCTCTTCATTCCCTAGTGGAATGAATCGCTCTTGGTACCAAACAGGGACGTAATGGTTATTGCGGTACAGCGTCACTGTGTCTGCTCTTCGTTAATCGTATCCAACCTGACTCCTACCTATACCCAACGTAATATATAAGTCATTGTGTCCAATAATTCCGTCGATGATGTTGTGTAATCACAGAGAATATTATCTATCATCCTGTTTCTAATATTAATTAATAAATTGAATAATGCTAGCGCTCCACCAAAACCACTTCAGCTACTTTAATTTCATCATTCCTTTTAAATCGTAACTCGACCTTTTCCCCTGCTTTCAACGACCGCAAAATCCCTGCATACGACGCCAAATCGCTAACCGGTTGTCCGGCCAGTTGAAGCAGAATGTCGCCTGGTTGCAGTCCGGCTTGTTGCGCCGGGGAGCCGGGGAGGGTGTTGTCGATGCGCACACCTTCACCTTGATAGGCAAAGTCTGGGACGGTGCCGAGGCTGGTTTTGCGTTTTTCCTTCGGTGCGGCGGATTCGGCGGGAGCGGGGGCTGACGATAGCGTGACCGTCAGCGGTTCGATGCGGTTGGCGAGGTATTCGGTGGCTTCTTTCAGGATCGCGGCGACTTTGACCAACCCGGCGGTGTCGATTTTGTCGGCGGTGTCGCCAGGGGCGTGGTAGTCCTCGTGCGCGCTGGCGAACAGTTGGATGGCGGGCACGCCAGCCTGGATGAATGCGGCTTGGTCGCTGGAGCCGAAGTCGTCTTGCACCGCGTTGACCGCAATTCCGGTGACGAAGTTCGCGCCGCGGAAAATGTGTACCAGTTCACGTGCGGTGCCGGTGCCGAACACGGTGACCGGGTTGTTTTCCAGCCGTCCGACGGTGTCCAGATTCAACATCGCGATGACTTTTTCAACCGGGAATCGACCGTTGCTGCGGACATAATGCGTGGAGCCGAGTAAATTCGCTTCTTCGCCGGTGAATGCGGTGAAAATGATGGTGCGCTCCGGCTGCCATTTCGGCACGATCTGCCGGGCGAGTTCCAGCATCACGGCGATGCCGCTGGCGTTGTCGTCCGCGCCGTGATGAATTTTGCCTTGATGCGCGGCGCGCACGTCCGGCCAGCCGGTGCCGAGGTGGTCGTAATGCGCGCCGATCACCAGGCTTTGCCCGGCGAGTTGCGGGTTGGTGCCGGGCAGGATGCCGACGACATTGCGCAGCGTGATATTGCCTTTCGGCAGGCCAACATCCTGTTGCCAAGTCTGGAAATAGCTGTTGTCGTCACCGCCAGGCAGTAGGCCGATTTGCTGGAATTGCTTGGCGATGTAGGTGGCCGCTTCGTCCAGTTCCGGTGTGCCGAGCTCGCGGCCTTTGAACGATTCGTGCGCCAGGTGCGTGATATCCGCCATCATGCGGCTTTCGGAAAAAACCGGTGGTAGTTCCGCCAGCGCGCGGCGCGGCTTGGTGATGCCGGCATGCGCCGTGAGCGCGGCATCAAGCGCGTAGCCGTCTTTTTGCCGCACCGGCTGTGATAGCGGCGATTGCAGAACCGGCCATTGGCCTTTGTCGATATTGATCAATTCATCGCCTTTGAATACCAGGTAACTGTATTTGCGGTAATGCGGCAGTTTGTTGGCGAGTTCGGCCACGGCTTGAACGGTACCGGCGGCGGCCCACAGCAGCGTCTTATCGGGATTGGCGGATTGCCGCGCGCTTAACACCACGGCGTGGCCGTTCTGCGGATAGCGTTTATGGTTGAGCTGCAATTGGCCGGATCGATACGAGACATCGCGGTTGGAAAGATTTTGCAAAATGTTGTCCGCAAACCGGTTTTGCCAGCCCAGAATCCACACGGCGCGGTCTTCCGGTAACGTTTTTAGTTGCTCGTCGGTGACGATTTCCAGCGGACTGGCTTGGGTTCTTTGCCAATTGGCCGCCAATGCGCGGTAGGCCTCCAGCACGGCTTTTTGCTCGCGCGCAGGCAGAATCAGCAGCGGTTTTTCCGCGCCGAAACCTTGCGATAGCGCCGAGGGAATCTCGCGGCTATCCAGGCGGCGGAATACGTCGAAATGCGGATCGAGATCGATACGCACCGGGCGGTTGGCGAATGTCATCTCGACCGTTTGTTTGGTTTGCTCGATGACGATTTGTGATTCCACCGCCATGTCCTCGCCTTCCAGCGTGACGGCGACCGGCACGTGTAAACGGTACGGTTCGCCCGGCTGGGTTTGCTCGACGGCGAGCGTGAGTTTGAATCCATCCGCCGTGCGCTCGGTTTCCGCGCTGCGCAGCACCAGATCCGGCGCGCCGGTGCGATGCACCCATTGTTCGAAGCGTTGCGTCAGATCCTTTCCGGTGCTGGTGTTGAACGTGGCGAGCAAATCGGCGAACGTCGCTTGCTGGAATTTGAATTGCTGATAAAACCGCCGCAGCGCTTTAGTGAATGCATCGTCGCCGAGCTCCTGCCGCAGCATGTGGAAAAACATCATGGTTTTGCCGTAACCGACCGCTTCCGAACTGGCGCTGTGGCGCGACACGAAGCGGGTGACTGGGAAATCCTTTTCCTTGCCGACAAAATCGGCATATTTCTGCAATACATCGCGGCGGTATTCCTCGCCTTTGCCGCGCTGCTCATTGACCAAATGGTCGGCGAGGTAAGCGGTCAAGCCTTCCGCCCAGTTGCCTTTGGCGTAATCGACGAATACGCCGTTGCCCCAGTAGTTGTGCAGAATTTCGTGCGGGTAAGACGAATGCAAAATGAACGGCAGGCGGATCACCTTCGAGCCGAGCAGCGTGAACGACGGCATGCCGTAACCGGTTTCCCAGAAATTCTCGACCAGCGCGAATTTGCTGTAGGGGTAGGGGCCGATCAACTTGTTGTACATCGCGATGTATTGTGCGGTGGCGTCGAGGTACTTCTGCGCCAGTGGCTGATCGGCGCTGCGCAAATACACCATCGCATTCACCGCACCGGCGGATTGCGTATAGCGCTGGAATTTCGCGGCGATCAGATAGATATCGTCCTGCGGCTGCTGTTCTTCCCAGACGACATGCTGCGTTTCACTGGCGCCGTTCTCGCGCACGAGCGATCCTTGACTTACCACATCCCAGCCGGATGGTACCTGAATGTCCAACTGGAACGACACCAGCGCATCGCCAAAATGCGGATACCACGCGCTGGCGCTCGCCAGAAACACCCCTTCCGGCGAAATCACGCCCGGCGTGGAACCGAAACTGCGCGAATATTCCTGCCCCGGCCCTTGCACCGCGTGATGGATCTGGCCGCCATATTGCAGCGTGAAGACATCCTGCCCCGGCGGTACAGTCACCGTGTAATGCCGGATCGAAATCGGCCGGGATTTCAGCGCAACTTCGTTGGTATCCGCTTCGAGCGTGGCATCCTGCACACCGCTGATCGCCAGTCCGGCGTGCAAATAGAAATCAAGCTGCACAGGCTCTTTGGCATTGCGCATGTGATCCGGGATTTGAATCCGGTCTTTGACCCGGATTTCCGAAGTATCCGGCGATAACCGGATTTCCATGCGGTGCTGAAATGTTTGGTTGCTTGCGGCGGCAAGCAGGCTATGGAACAAGAAAACGGTGAAAATTAAGCAGGCAGCGAGTTTTAATGATTTTTGCATTTTTTAGATGGGTTTAACGGATTCTAGTGATTGCCGAGGATCGCGCGATTCGCCCGGCGATTAGCATCATATCAAACATCCTATGTTTTTGAGGCAGGCTGGATAAGCGCAGCGAAAAGGCGCTGATGCAAAGCGCCGGTTTTTATTGTTCCCGGGGTTGACGGTACGCGGAAGAATCGCAGGATTTTTCCGGTTAACCCGCTGGAATTACATGATTTCTCTTGAACTAAGGCAGCGCCTGTTCGTAACGGGATTGAACCGATACGCCACTAAAATTCATAAAAAATGGGCAAAAATATTACAAATCCGGCCGGCTAAAAAACTGAAATAGAATGAGCGGCTGTGAGTTTTGCGTGCCTTGATTGTTAACCAGCCGTCCGTTTTGATAAACGATTATAGGAAAGTAGCGGTATGAAGATAGACACTGACAATTTGCAGACAAAAGCCCAAAGAGCGAATTTTTTTCTGCTTTCCATGCTATCCGGTATTTTCTACTTCGCGGCATTTCAAGCTTCTGCGATGGATGTGTCGATGAAGCCCATCTCCGATAAATTAAAAGTGCAATCCAGCGAAACGCGATGGATCAAGCTGGGCGCGGGCTATCGGGGCTCTGGATTATGGACGGAGAATCTTAACGGCAATTTGAACGGCGGCAACTACAGTAACGATAATGCGCGTATTTATTTGAACGGCCAGTTCAACGAACATCTCAAGTTCGAAGTCAATACCGATTGTTTCTTCTGTAACAATACTAGCGCCGGGGATAACCCCCGAATGTCCTACAACGTGCTCGATGCCATCGCAAAATTCGAATACAACCGTTATTTCAATATTTGGGGCGGCCGTATGCTGGTGCCGACCGAACGGGGCGAATTAAGCGGCCCCTTTTTCCAGGCGACCCACGATGCTTTCAAGACGCCGTTCTTTTCACAGGACTTCAGCACCAAATTCGGTAACGGCGGCGCCGGGCGTTATGGCCGTGACGATGGTGTGACTTTCTGGGGGAATCTGGAGCCGAAGATCGTGCCGGGAACGCTGGGCTACGCCATGGGCGTTTACCGCGGATTGGAATCGACGAATACCGCAGGCCCCAATCAAGGCGGCTCGGTGCTGACAGCTGCCCGTGTCACTTATAATTTCCTGAATCCGGAGAAGAATCCGGGTTATTACACCTCCAGCACGTATTACGGTAAAGCGGGAGACATTTTGGCAATGGCGTTCGGCATGTCGTATCAGAAAAATGGCGCCGGATCGCTCGCGCATCGCAGCGATTTTCTCGGTTTTACCGGGGATTTATTGTTTGAGAAAGTGCTGCCCAGAAACCTGGGTGTTTTTACCACCAACGCCGAATACAAGCAGTTCTATGCCAATTACTCGACCGCTGCATTCAGCGATAAGGATTGTTTTTGCATGTTTGACGGTAAATCGTGGACGGTCACCGGTCTTTATATGTTTCCAACCAAAGTCGGCATCGGGCATTTTCAACCCTACGGCCGGTTTACCAGTATTCAACCGAACCGCAGCAGCAACCGGGAAGAGATCGAAGCGGGTCTGAACTATATTATCGACGGCTTTAATGCACGCGTTTCCGCCTATTATCAGCACGGCGACCTGCTCATGAAAGGTTTGAATTACGCACCGGGCGTAACAGGGCAGGCGCTCGACGTATTTAAAATTTCTTTCCAATTGCAGATTTAGATTCCGGAAAAATATGTTCGGTAAATGATCATGCGCATGCCGTTATCCACCGCTTCAGAAGAGTCATCCATTCAGCAGCAGAATTTGACGGTCGTGAGCGGCCGCGAATCGCTGCGCGAGGTTTTGCCGCAGCCTGGGATTAGCTGCGATAAGCCGCTGCACGCAAAATTGGCGCTGGAGTTTGCACACATTGACGGTGCTTCCCGTCTGGTGGCGCGCGATCATTTCGGTCCGCTGCTGGTGCAGAAACCGCTCTATCCGGAAGGCCGGGAAGTTTGTCATACCGTCATCATTCATCCGCCTGGGGGCGTGGTCGGCGGCGATCAACTGGAAATCTCGGCGCATGTCGGCGCGGCTGCAAAGGTGCAGATCACGACACCCGGCGCAGCCAAGTGGTACAAAGCCAACGGCCATACTTCACAGCAGAAAATCATGCTCAGCGCCGGTCAAGGCGCAGCCCTCGAATGGGTGCCGCAAGAAACTATTTTTTTCAACAACGCCAATGTCAGCATCGATCACCAAGTGATACTGGAAAATGACGCCGCTTACGTGGGGTGCGAAATATTGTGCTTCGGACGCACGGCTTCGGGAGAGACGTTCAATAGCGGCCAGGTCAAGCAGCGTACCAGTATCCGCCGCAACGGCACGATGATTTGGCTGGAGCAGATACGACTGCAAGGCGAGAGCGGCGCCATGCACGGCCCGCTCGCCTTGTCGGGCAAGCCGGTGTGCGCCACGCTTCTGGCGACGGGAAAACCGGTACCGCAGGCATTGATCGATGTGGCGCGCGAAGAATCCGCGGCAATCGCCGGTGATTCCGGCCAGGTCGGTATTTCGCAACTCAAATCGATTATCGTGGTTCGTTATCTGGGCCATTCGAGCGAGGCGGCGCGGCATATCATGCTGCGCGCGTGGGGGTTGTTCCGTCCGGAAATTCTCGGCCGCCCCGCGATTGTTCCCAGGATGTGGAATACATGATTGACGCTGGCGCCGCCGGTAAGATTTTTATTTGAGGAAGCTCTGAAAAAGGTAGCGAGCGAAGGTCAGGCAAGGCGGAATCAGGCGAAAAAGCGCAGTTTGCGAGGTGTAAATGAGCATTTTGAGTCTGATTTCAGTACAGCATGACCGAGCGCAGTAGTTTTTCAGAGTTTTCTTGGCTTCGGATACGGCCGCGGCCTTAGTTGTAAATGTAACTTTACCCAGGAGAAAAGCGATGGACTTAACACCGAGAGAGAAAGACAAACTGCAGATTTTCACCGCCGGATTGCTGGCTGAGCGGCGCAAGGCCCGTGGCTTAAGGCTCAATTACCCGGAAGCGGTTGCGCTGATTACCTGCGCCGTTTTGGAGGGCGCCCGGGATGGCCGCACGGTGGCGGAGCTGATGGCGGCGGGACAAAGAGTATTGACACGCACGGATGTGATGGAAGGCGTGCCCGAAATGATTCCGGATATTCAGGTGGAAGCGACATTTCCCGACGGAACCAAGCTGGTCACCGTGCACAATCCGATCATTTAACGAATAAGCAATAGGAGAATGCCATGAGAGTACCCATGATTCCAGGCGAAGTGTTTACCGAGGCGGGCGAGATCGAGCTGAATGTCGGCAGAAAAACCAAAACCCTGACCGTTTCCAATGGCGGGGATCGCCCGATCCAGATCGGTTCCCACTTTCATTTTTACGAAGTCAACTCCGCTATGAAATTTGACCGCGACGCGGCGTATGGCATGCGCCTGAATATCATGGCGGGCACGGCCATCCGCTTCGAGCCCGGGCAAGAGAGAACTGTCGAGCTGGTCGAGCTCGCGGGTGACCGGATCGTGTATGGATTCAATCAGAAAGTGATGGGCAAACTGAAATAGTTTGGTTCGCAACGACTTTACAGGAGTAACAAAATGAGTGTAAAAATTTCCCGCCAAACCTATGCGGAAATGATGGGGCCGACAACCGGCGACCGTGTCCGTCTGGCCGATACCGAACTTTTCATCGAAATTGAAAGAGACTTCACCACCTATGGCGAGGAAGTAAAATTCGGCGGCGGAAAAGTGATCCGCGACGGCATGGGGCAATCGCAGCGCAGTCATGCGGACGTCATGGATACCGTGATCACCAATGCGATCATTATCGATCATTGGGGAATCGTCAAAGCGGACATCGGCATCAAGAACGGCAAAATCGCCAATATCGGCAAAGCCGGGAATCCCGATATCCAGCCCAATGTAACGATGGCCATCGGTGCGGCGACCGAGATCATCGCCGGTGAAAATTTGATTGTGACCGCCGGCGGCGTGGATACGCACATCCACTTCATTTCTCCGCAGCAAGCCGAAGACGCGATGATGAACGGCATTACCACCATGCTGGGCGGCGGTACCGGGCCCGCGGTTGGCACAGCCGCCACCACCTGTACGCCCGGTCCTTGGCACATTCATTCGATGCTCAGAGCCTCCGACGGATTGGTGATGAATACCGGATTCTTCGGCAAGGGCAACGCCAGTCTGCCGACGCCGCTGCAGGAACAGGTGCTGGCCGGCGCGTGCGGGCTGAAATTGCATGAGGACTGGGGAACCACTTTTGCAGCCATCGATAACTGTCTGGCTATCGCGGACAAATACGATGTGCAGGTTGCCATTCATACCGACACGATCAACGAAGGCGGTTATCTGGAAAATACCATCGCCGCGATGAAAGACCGCACGATACATACCTTCCATACCGAAGGCGCGGGCGGCGGTCATGCGCCCGACATCATTGCCGTCGTGGGACTCGACAATGTGCTGCCGTCATCGACCAATCCAACCCGTCCTTATACCGTCAACACGCTCGATGAGCACTTGGATATGCTGATGGTGTGCCATCACTTGCACGCCAATATCGCCGAAGATCTGGCTTTTGCCGAATCGCGCATCCGTAAGGAAACGATTGCCGCCGAGGATATTCTGCACGATATGGGGGCAATTTCGATGATGTCCTCGGATTCGCAAGCGATGGGCCGGATCGGCGAAGTGGTGCTGCGCACCTGGCAGACTGCGCATAAAATGAAAATACAGCGCGGCACGTTGCAGGAAGACAACTCAAGAAACGACAATTTCCGGGTCAAGCGTTACATCGCCAAATACACGATCAATCCGGCGATTACCCACGGCATTGCGCACGCCATCGGTTCGGTCGAAGTCGGTAAATATGCCGATCTTGTCCTTTGGAGACCGGCATTCTTCGGCGTTAAGCCGTCGATGATCCTGAAAGGCGGTATGATCGCCGCGTCGCTGATGGGCGATCCGAATGCATCGATTCCGACACCGCAACCGGTGCATTACCGCTACATGTTCGGCGGATACGGCGGCGGGATCAAAACCTCGTGCTATACATTCGCTTCGCAAGCCGCTCTCAAAGAGGGGCTGATCGATCAGTTGCGGTTGGATAAAAACATTATCGCAGTCAAAAATACCCGGAATCTGCGCAAGAAAGACATGATTCACAACAGCGCTACGCCGAGAATGGAAGTCGATCCTGAAACGTACGAAGTGCGCGCGGACGGCCAGTTGCTGACATGCGGACCGGAAGATGTATTGCCGATGGCGCAACGGTATTTTCTATTTTAGGAATACCGGTGGCGGAGCGGATTGTCCACGCGAGCAATCCCTAAAACTCGTTTCCCGATCCGGAAGCTGCTCCGCCCGCGGGTCGCCGTTATTGCGATAACGCAATGGCGGTGATCATCGATAATCACTAACTGACGATAACAACACATGATTACGCTGAATACTAAAATAGACCGGGCCGAATCGGTGTTTGCGCAACTGGTTCTGCCTTATGAAATGCGCGAAAACAGCCGCCTCAGAACAGCGCTCGAATCCGGTGAGGAAGTCGCTATTTTTACCGAGCGCGGTACCGTGCTGCGCCATAATGATTTGCTCAAAAGCGCCGATGGCCGGGTGGTGCAAATCATCGCGGCCCATGAACCCACGTACCGGATTACCTGCCGCACCCCGTACGATTTATTGCGCTGCGCTTTTCATTTGGGCAACCGGCATACGCAAACGCAAGTTGGCGAAGGATTTCTGCGCATTCATACCGATAGCGTCCTGAAACAAATGCTGGAGGGCCTGGGCGCCACGGTTACCGAGGAAAATGCACAATTTGAACCGGAATCGGGCGCTTATGGCGGCGGGGGCGGGCACCATCATCATGGCGACGGGCATTATCACGCGCACGGCCCGCTGGCGCCAATCCCGGCCCGGCAGAAGATTCACCGGCCATCCGATCCGCAATCCTAATCATGACTTTGCAATCCGCTGTATTGCTTCGTTTGTTGCAGTTGGCGAGCCCATCGCTGCCGGTGGGTGCGTATACCTATTCGCAAGGCTTGGAATCGGCGATTGAAAAAGGCGCTGTCCATAACGAAAGCTCGGCGCGCGCCTGGATCACCGAATATTTAGCGATTGCCGCGGACTTTGAAGCGCCTGTCGCATGGCGCTTGCTGCAAGCCTTTTCCCAGCGCGACGCGGCGAGTGTCCATTATTGGAGCGGCTGCTTTATCGCTGCGCGCGATACCACTGAATTCCGCGCGGAAACCATTCAAATGGGTTATTCCTTGGCGAAACTCGTCACCGATCTGAATATCGCGGACGATTCATTGCGCGCGATCCTGGCTGGGCAATCCGAAATTCCTCTGCCCACGGCTTTCGCTTGCGCGGCGGAGGCGCTCGCGGTGCCGCATCAGGCGGCGCTGCTCGGCATGTTGTTCTCGATGGTTGAGAATCAAGTGCTGGTTTGCGTTAAATCGGTTCCGCTCGGCCAGGTATCGGGGCAAAGCTTGTTGTTTTCCTTGCACGGCGCGATTGAAAAAGCAGCACTGCGGGCGCAGCAGCTCGATGACGATGAGTTATCCAATTGGGCGCCGGGATTGTCGCTGTTGTCCATGCAGCATGAAACGCAATACAGCAGAATTTACCGATCATAATTTTTTGGATAGAACGACATGAATAAACCATCAAATCCCCTGCGAGTCGGCATCGGCGGTCCGGTCGGATCGGGCAAAACGGCTTTGTGCGAAGCCTTGAGTAAAAAAATGCGCGACCGCTATGAAATGGCGGTCATCACCAACGATATTTATACCAAGGAGGATATGGAAATTTTATTGCGCGCCGATGCGCTGCCTCCAGAGCGTTTGATGGGCGTGGAAACGGGCGGGTGTCCGCATACGGCGATTCGTGAAGACGCTTCCATCAACCTCGAAGCGATTGCCCGCATGACGGCCGATTTTCCCAATCTCGATCTGATCCTGGTTGAATCCGGCGGTGACAATCTCGCCTCAACCTTCAGTCCCGAGCTTTCCGATCTGACGATTTACGTGATCGATGTCGCCGCCGGTGAAAAAATACCCCGCAAGGGCGGCCCCGGCATCACGCGCTCGGCGCTCCTGGTGATCAACAAAACGGATCTGGCGCCGTACGTCGGTGCGAATCTGGACGTCATGGCACGCGACGCCAAAAAAATGCGCGGCGAGCGGCCGTTTGTTTTCACCAATCTGCATACGGGTGAGGGCGTGGATCAGATCGTCGATTTCATTGTAAAACAAGGATTGCTGGAAGAAGTCAAACAACAGGCGAGCGGATAAATTTTGCCGCAGCTGTTGTTCCGTAAAAAACTTAGGAGCTCATCATCATGGATTGGTCACTTTCAATCGACAAAGCGATACCCAAGCCTTTGCGCGTCATTTTCAGGGGTGTCGGACAAGTATTTTTCTGCTGCAACGCGGTTACCGGTTTGATTTTTTTAATCGCGTTGTACGTGGGCGGAATTACTGCCGGACTCGCCGCGACCGTGGGCGTTGTGAGCAGCACAATCGCGGCTTATGTACTGGGATTTT
The nucleotide sequence above comes from Gammaproteobacteria bacterium. Encoded proteins:
- the ureC gene encoding urease subunit alpha encodes the protein MSVKISRQTYAEMMGPTTGDRVRLADTELFIEIERDFTTYGEEVKFGGGKVIRDGMGQSQRSHADVMDTVITNAIIIDHWGIVKADIGIKNGKIANIGKAGNPDIQPNVTMAIGAATEIIAGENLIVTAGGVDTHIHFISPQQAEDAMMNGITTMLGGGTGPAVGTAATTCTPGPWHIHSMLRASDGLVMNTGFFGKGNASLPTPLQEQVLAGACGLKLHEDWGTTFAAIDNCLAIADKYDVQVAIHTDTINEGGYLENTIAAMKDRTIHTFHTEGAGGGHAPDIIAVVGLDNVLPSSTNPTRPYTVNTLDEHLDMLMVCHHLHANIAEDLAFAESRIRKETIAAEDILHDMGAISMMSSDSQAMGRIGEVVLRTWQTAHKMKIQRGTLQEDNSRNDNFRVKRYIAKYTINPAITHGIAHAIGSVEVGKYADLVLWRPAFFGVKPSMILKGGMIAASLMGDPNASIPTPQPVHYRYMFGGYGGGIKTSCYTFASQAALKEGLIDQLRLDKNIIAVKNTRNLRKKDMIHNSATPRMEVDPETYEVRADGQLLTCGPEDVLPMAQRYFLF
- the ureE gene encoding urease accessory protein UreE; its protein translation is MITLNTKIDRAESVFAQLVLPYEMRENSRLRTALESGEEVAIFTERGTVLRHNDLLKSADGRVVQIIAAHEPTYRITCRTPYDLLRCAFHLGNRHTQTQVGEGFLRIHTDSVLKQMLEGLGATVTEENAQFEPESGAYGGGGGHHHHGDGHYHAHGPLAPIPARQKIHRPSDPQS
- a CDS encoding urease accessory protein UreF, which produces MQSAVLLRLLQLASPSLPVGAYTYSQGLESAIEKGAVHNESSARAWITEYLAIAADFEAPVAWRLLQAFSQRDAASVHYWSGCFIAARDTTEFRAETIQMGYSLAKLVTDLNIADDSLRAILAGQSEIPLPTAFACAAEALAVPHQAALLGMLFSMVENQVLVCVKSVPLGQVSGQSLLFSLHGAIEKAALRAQQLDDDELSNWAPGLSLLSMQHETQYSRIYRS
- the ureG gene encoding urease accessory protein UreG — translated: MNKPSNPLRVGIGGPVGSGKTALCEALSKKMRDRYEMAVITNDIYTKEDMEILLRADALPPERLMGVETGGCPHTAIREDASINLEAIARMTADFPNLDLILVESGGDNLASTFSPELSDLTIYVIDVAAGEKIPRKGGPGITRSALLVINKTDLAPYVGANLDVMARDAKKMRGERPFVFTNLHTGEGVDQIVDFIVKQGLLEEVKQQASG